Proteins found in one Neomonachus schauinslandi chromosome 1, ASM220157v2, whole genome shotgun sequence genomic segment:
- the CX3CR1 gene encoding CX3C chemokine receptor 1, with protein sequence MPTHSPESILEYFEYDESAEACDMGDIVAFGTVFLSILYSLVFAFGLLGNLLVVFALTNSRKPKSITDIYLLNLALSDLLFVTTLPFWTHYLISEQGLHNAVCKLTTAFFFIGFFGGIFFITVISIDRYLAIVLAANSMHNRTVQHGVTISLGVWAAAILVAAPQFMFTKQKENECLGDYPEVLQELWPVLRNVEANLLGFLLPLLIMSYCYIRIMQTLFSCKNHKKAKAIKLIFLVVIMFFLFWTPYNIMIFLETLNLYDFFPSCDMKRDLRLALSVTETIAFIHCCLNPFIYAFAGEKFRRYLYHLYRKCLAVLCGRPGHVSFSPTESQTSRRESILSSNFTHHTSDGDGSIIL encoded by the coding sequence ATGCCCACCCACTCCCCTGaatcaattttagaatactttGAGTATGATGAGTCTGCTGAAGCCTGTGATATGGGGGACATCGTGGCCTTTGGGACCGTCTTCCTGTCCATACTCTACTCCCTTGTCTTTGCCTTTGGCCTGCTGGGAAATTTGCTGGTGGTGTTTGCCCTCACCAACAGCCGGAAGCCCAAGAGTATCACCGACATTTACCTCCTGAATCTGGCCTTGTCTGATCTGCTCTTTGTAACCACCTTACCCTTCTGGACTCACTACCTGATAAGTGAACAAGGCCTTCACAATGCTGTGTGCAAACTCACCACCGCCTTCTTCTTCATCGGCTTTTTTGGAGGCATATTCTTCATCACTGTCATCAGCATTGATAGGTACCTGGCCATTGTCCTGGCAGCCAACTCCATGCACAACCGGACTGTGCAGCATGGCGTCACCATCAGCCTAGGTGTCTGGGCGGCAGCCATCTTGGTGGCAGCACCTCAGTTCATgttcacaaaacaaaaagaaaatgaatgcctCGGTGACTACCCTGAGGTCCTGCAGGAACTCTGGCCTGTGCTCCGCAACGTGGAAGCAAATTTGCTTggcttcctgctccccctgctcattatGAGTTACTGTTACATCAGAATCATGCAGACACTGTTTTCCTGTAAGAACCACAAGAAAGCCAAAGCCATTAAACTGATCTTTCTGGTGGTCATcatgtttttcctcttctggacACCCTACAACATCATGATTTTCTTAGAGACACTTAATCTCTATGACTTCTTTCCCAGTTGTGACATGAAGAGGGATCTGAGGTTGGCCCTCAGTGTGACCGAGACAATTGCGTTTATCCACTGTTGCCTCAATCCCTTTATATACGCATTTGCTGGAGAGAAGTTCAGAAGATACCTTTACCACTTGTATAGGAAATGTCTGGCTGTCCTGTGTGGTCGTCCTGGACACGTCAGTTTCTCCCCGACTGAATCGCAAACGAGCAGGCGGGAAAGCATTCTGAGCAGCAATTTTACTCACCACACCAGTGATGGAGATGGGTCCATCATTCTCTGA